From the genome of uncultured Bacteroides sp.:
GTATCACTGGCGAAAAGATGGAACTTGATGGATACGGTGTTGTAGAAGGTCTTTCTACTGCTATTTATATCCACCCGGGAAATCGTTTGGCTACTGCAGTTTCTTTCAATATTGCAGGTGTTGATGCTCAGGTTTCTCACGAAGTTGCTATGCAGATTGCTGCAATGAACCCTATCGCTGTAAATCAGGAAGGTGTTCCAGCTGACGTATTAGCTCGTGAAAAAGAAATCGCAGCTGACAAAGCTCGCCAGGAAGGTAAACCAGAGAACTTAATTGAACGTATCGCTGAAGGTCGTATCTCTAAGTTCTACAAAGAAGTTTGCTTGTTGGAACAAGAATATGTGAAAGATCCTAAGATTAGTGTTGCTCAGTTCTTGAAGAACATTAATAAAGACTTAACTGTAGTTAACTTCAAACGTTTTACTTTGAACGCTGACTAATTAAGGTCTTTTTAAAGATACTTAAAAGGGTGGTTGAACAAATCTGTTTAACCACCCTTTTTAAATTTTCTCTATCTATTCTTTGAAAACAAACTATTTTCCAATGAGAATGTATGATCCATATTTGCACCATTGAAATACAAACTCATTTAATAAACTATCCTCCAATAGGTTTATCGTTAGCCTTCTTTTGGCGCTACTACGGCTTCTGCTTTTAAAATAAACTATCCTCCAATTGGTTTGGTTTTTACATATCCTTCCTTCTTAAGTAGCTCAACAATCTTAAGCTTGAAATCACCTTGAATAATAATTTCACTATCTTTGGCAGCTCCGCCAACTCCACATTTTGTTTTCAATAGCTTTCCAAGAGTTTTTAAATCCTCTTCTGTACCTACAAATCCAGTTATTAGTGTTACAACCTTTCCTCCTCTGTTTTTCTTATCAATGGCTACCCGAAGATTCTGTTTTGCTGGCTCCAAAGTTGTCTGTTCTGCATCTTCTTCTATATCATAATTGAAATCGGGGTTGGTTGAATATACCACATTCAATCTCTCTTTCCAGTCATGCTTTTTCATACTTTCTTATTTTATTTGTATCCAAAAGTAACAAACTTATAGATATGTACAAAATAATCTTTTTCTTAATGCTCGCTTGTTTGGAAAAAATAGTGTATTTTTGCAAATACCAATTTAATAAAATGGCTTTTTATGAGTGATAATGAGCAAAATGTAATAAAAGTACCGGAACCTTCTTTGCGCAGACTTCCATGGTATTTATCGAATGCGAAACTGCTTAAAAATAAAGGAGAACATTTTGTCTCTTCTACGCAGATTTCTAAAGAGATAAATATTGATGCTTCTCAGATAGCAAAAGACCTGTCGTATGTAAATATATCAGGGCGAACAAGGGTGGGCTATGATATAGATGATCTAATTGCTGTTCTGGAAGACTTCCTCGGCTTTACAAATATGCATAAAGCTTTCTTGTTTGGTGTAGGTAGCCTGGGAGGAGCTCTTCTTCGTGACTCCGGTTTGAATCATTTTGGCTTGGAAATAGTTGCAGGTTTTGATGTTAATCCTGAACTTGTTGGTACATTTATAAACGGTATTCCAATCTTTCATTCGGATGAGTTTCAGGCAAAGATGCTTGAATATAACGTGAATATTGGAGTATTGACTGTTCCTATTGAAATAGCTCAGAATATTACTGATATAATGATTGAAGGAGGTGTAAAGGCAGTATGGAACTTTACTCCTTTACGTATTCGGGTACCGGAAAATATTGTGGTTCAGAATACTTCTTTGTATGCTCATTTAGCTGTAATGTTCAACCGTTTAAATTTTAATCAGATAAAGTAATGAAGATTATTGCCGTAGGAATGAACTACGCTGAACACAATAAAGAACTACATCCCACGTTAGTAATACCAAACGAGCCGGTTATCTTTATGAAACCAGATTCTGCTTTACTTAAAAATGGAAAGCCGTTCTTTATTCCTGATTTCTCTGACGAAGTTCACTATGAAACAGAGTTAGTAGTGAAAATAAGCAGATTAGGGAAAAATATAGCTGAACGTTTTGCAAATCGTTATTATGATGAGGTGACTGTTGGTATTGACTTTACAGCCCGAGACCTGCAACGAAAAATCCGTGAGGCAGGTAATCCCTGGGAAATATGTAAAGGATTTGATGATTCTGCTGCAATTGGCGAATTTGTTCCTGTTGATAAGTTTAAGGATATTCAAAACCTGAATTTTCACCTGGATATTGATGGCAATCAAGTACAGAAAGGGAATACTGCCGACATGTTGTTTAAAGTAGATGAGATAATTGCTTATGTCAGTCGTTTCTTTACGCTGAAAATAGGAGATTTAATATACACCGGAACTCCTGTTGGAGTGGGACCGGTTGCAATAGGCCAACATTTGGAAGGTTATCTGGAAGAAGAGAAGCTGCTCGATTTCTATATTCGATAAGTTATTTGCTTTTTTAAAAGCAAGGAGGGTATATGTGTAGCCGAAACTATATTTTCTTACTTCTTCTTTCTCTGTTTTCCTTGTCTATTTCAGCGCAGAACTTTACTTCGTTGAAGTGGCAGGATTCTTTTGTTTCGGATCAGCCTTTATTTGCAGATGCACATTATGTAGCAAATAGTAAACTCCCCCGTTATATTCAAAATATAGATCTCGGACCGGATTATAATAATTATACTTACAGCGTAAAGATTGAATATCCGGAGTTCCAGACGTTATCAAAAAGCAATAGTTCATTTTTAACGGCGGTAGGTGAACCTCTTGCTTCATATCCGAAGGCTGATACCCGCATATTTGTTTCTGCCAGGAAAGGAATTCTTGAAGTCTCTTTTGTGCCTCTTGTTTATCGCAACGGTGAATATCAATGCATAAATTCTTTCAAACTAACGCTGGAGAAAT
Proteins encoded in this window:
- a CDS encoding redox-sensing transcriptional repressor Rex, with product MSDNEQNVIKVPEPSLRRLPWYLSNAKLLKNKGEHFVSSTQISKEINIDASQIAKDLSYVNISGRTRVGYDIDDLIAVLEDFLGFTNMHKAFLFGVGSLGGALLRDSGLNHFGLEIVAGFDVNPELVGTFINGIPIFHSDEFQAKMLEYNVNIGVLTVPIEIAQNITDIMIEGGVKAVWNFTPLRIRVPENIVVQNTSLYAHLAVMFNRLNFNQIK
- the tsf gene encoding translation elongation factor Ts, yielding MAVTMADITHLRKMTGAGMMDCKNALTEAEGDFEKAIEIIRKKGQAVAAKRSDREASEGCVIAKSAGEFAAVIALKCETDFVAKNADFVALTNEILDLAIANKCATIEDVKALPMGKGTVADAVIDRSGITGEKMELDGYGVVEGLSTAIYIHPGNRLATAVSFNIAGVDAQVSHEVAMQIAAMNPIAVNQEGVPADVLAREKEIAADKARQEGKPENLIERIAEGRISKFYKEVCLLEQEYVKDPKISVAQFLKNINKDLTVVNFKRFTLNAD
- a CDS encoding translation initiation factor, coding for MKKHDWKERLNVVYSTNPDFNYDIEEDAEQTTLEPAKQNLRVAIDKKNRGGKVVTLITGFVGTEEDLKTLGKLLKTKCGVGGAAKDSEIIIQGDFKLKIVELLKKEGYVKTKPIGG
- a CDS encoding fumarylacetoacetate hydrolase family protein; translation: MKIIAVGMNYAEHNKELHPTLVIPNEPVIFMKPDSALLKNGKPFFIPDFSDEVHYETELVVKISRLGKNIAERFANRYYDEVTVGIDFTARDLQRKIREAGNPWEICKGFDDSAAIGEFVPVDKFKDIQNLNFHLDIDGNQVQKGNTADMLFKVDEIIAYVSRFFTLKIGDLIYTGTPVGVGPVAIGQHLEGYLEEEKLLDFYIR